TTCGCGTACAGATGAAAAACTCGTTGAACTTTCGAACGGTTGTATTTGTTGTACATTGCGCGATGATTTATTAAAAGAGGTTGAACGTATCGTTAAGCGTGGCGGCATTGATCAAATCGTTATTGAATCGACAGGGATTTCTGAACCGGTTCCTGTAGCGCAAACATTTTCTTACGTGGACGAAGCGCTAGGGATTGATTTAACGGAAATTTGTCGTCTCGACACGATGGTAACCGTTGTCGATGCAAACCGATTTATTAAAGACTATCAATCTGGAGACATGTTGTTAGATCGAGATCAAGCGGTGGGTGAAGATGACGAACGTACGATTGCAGATTTACTCATTGATCAAATTGAATTTTGTGATGTGCTCATCTTGAACAAAATCGACTTAGTGAGTGAAGAAGAGGCGAATCGTTTAGAAGCGATGTTGCGTAAATTACAACCGACTGCGAAGTTTATCCGCACGGTCAATGCAGAAGTGAACATTGATGAAGTATTAGAAACAGGGCGCTTTAATTTTGAAGCGGCGAGTCAATCAGCGGGGTGGTTACAAGAACTTGAAGCAGGTGGACATGCGACACATACTCCTGAAACTGAAGAATATGGTATTTCGTCATTTGTTTATCGCAGACGTTTGCCATTTCACGCAGAACGCTTTAACGCTTTTCTTGAAAATATGTCTGAATCCATTGTCCGTGCGAAAGGAATTGCTTGGTTAGCACAATACAATGATGTTGCGTGTCTTGTTTCTCAAGCAGGAACGGCTGTCGATATTCATCCTGTGACATTTTGGGTAGCCAGCATGCCAAAAGCTGAACGTGCGGCCATTTTGCAAGAAAGACCGGATGTGCGTGCGGATTGGGACCCTGAATATGGTGACCGCCATACGCAACTCGTCATTATTGGAATTGATTTAGATGAAGCAGCGATTACTGCCGAATTAGATGAATGCTTATTGAACAGTCAAGAAATTGATGCCGACTGGTCACAGTTGTCTGATCCGTACGGTTGGGAAATCCGCCGTCAAGAAGCATAATAAAAAAAGAGGTGCGCGTGAAGCGCACCTCTTTTTTTATGGTTTAAAGATGTTAATGAATGTCGTAATAATTGGGAATCCAAGTAAATCGACTAAGAATGCGCCCACAATTGGAACGACCAAATAGGCACGTGGTGAATTACCAAACTTTTTCGTAATGGCATCTAAATTGGCCATCGCATTCGGTGTCGCACCAAGTCCGTGTCCGATGAAACCACCGATCATCACGGCTGCATCATAGTTTTTACCGAGCAAGCGGAAGACGATGAAAATAGAGAATAGTGCGACGAAAATAATTTGACAAATCACGATCACAATCAGTGGTAATGCTAGGTTGTATACTTCCGTTAACTTAATACTCATCAATGCAAGTGATAAGAAAATACTTAATGAAATATCGCCAATTTGATTTGTAAGTTTTAAGTCGATTAAGTAAAGATTTGCAAATTCTGAAATGTTTCGAATAATTACCGCAATAAACATTGAAGCAACATATAATGGAATATTGAATCCTGACCAATCACTGAACAATTGACCTAAATATGAGCCGAGTCCCATACAGAATAATATGACTGTCGCTTGAATAAAAAACACTTCATTCACAGTAAAGTGTTTATGGAGACGTCGGTTAATCTCTACATTTGAATAATCTTTTTGAAATGATTCTGGATTACTTGGTGTTAAGTCATGCTTTTTAATTAAGTAACGTACGACTGGTCCACCTAATAGGCCACCTGCTACAAGACCTAGTGTCGCTGCTGCAAGTGCGGCTGTCACAGCTGAATCAATACCGAAATCTTGGATCGTTTGACCGTATGCCGCTGCATTCCCGTGTCCACCTTCCATTGACATGGCACCTGCTGTTAAACCTAATAACGGATCAATGTTTAACACTTTTGCCATGGATACACCAATGACGTTTTGGAATGTCGCTAACACACCACAGAGCACCCAGTAGACGATTAACACTTTACCACCGAGTTTTAATAATTTAAATGATGCCCCTAAACCAATTGTTGTGAAAAAGGCTAACATAAAAAAGTCTTGGAAAAATTTGCCATCGATTTTGATGTGTAATACCCCAGTAGAAGTTAATATTGCAGAGATAATCGCAAATATAAGTCCACCTATGACGGGAGATGGAATACTGAGACGATTAAATATTTCTACTTTATTTACAATAGCTTGCCCCACAATTAATAATAGACAGGCAAGAAACAATGTTGTAATACTGTTGAGCTCTAACATTGTTACACTCCCCCCTTTGAGTTAGTAAAATAGAAAGGGCTTTCAATCCCATACTAAACTATTATACTTTTTTTAAAGACAAAAATCTATATAAAAATAAAATCGAGTGTGATTGTTCGGAATTGGTGGATATATGCCTTTAAATAGTAAGTAGTTGATAATTGGGTTGTATCACCATTTTTGAGTGTTCCATGTACTTTCAATGCTTTACTGATGTTCTTCGCGATATTGGGTCGCCGTGACACCAAAATGTTTTTTAAATGCTCTCGAAAATAGCAATGGGTCTTTATAACCCACACGATCTGCAATTTCCTGGCTTTGCAAATCTGTTTCCTTGAATAATTGTGATGCGTGATACATCCGAATGTGAATTAAATAATGTTGCGGGGATTGATCGATGTGCTTTATAAACATTTTATATAGATAGCTACGGCTGACATTGACGTGTTTGGCGACATCATTAATCGAAATCGCATGCATATAATTGTCATTCATATAACGAATCGCTTCTCTGACGTTAGAATATTTTTCATTTTTAACGACATGAAACGGTTTGGGAAAATGTTGATGCAGTTCATATAGGAGTTCGTATAAATCGCGCATATGTTGAATATCATCAGAGCTTTCTGTGGCGTATTCAATGGAACGGTGACACATCCGATATATGATTTGGCGAATGGCGTTCGTTGGTTGATTTTGAATGACGCGTGTTTCATATAAAGACGTACGGTTTAAATAATCAAAAACGAGTTTTCCGCTAAAACCCACCCAATAATATGTCCACGGCTCGTCCAAAGTGGATTCATAGTGTACGTTCATGCCGCGACAAAGTAAGAAGAGGTCACCCGGTTTCAATGTATACTTTTTTTGATTGTATGTGAGTGTACCCGTGCCAGACATAACCACATGGAGCACTGCTGGTTTGGTCACCTCATATTGATAACCCCCTTGAGGCGTTCCAATTTCAATCCCACATTCATCAATATTGGCTTCGAATTGATTCTTTTTAAACATCTTCCAGAGTAATTGCATTTATCCCACCCCGATAACTTTAAATATGGAAACATTTTAACATATACAGTGACGATTGGTATATATTATCTTGTGGTCTAAAGTGTTAAATTAAAAACACAAAAAAATATATATTTTAATACTGAGGTGATGAGATGAACCAGCATTTGAAAAAGATAGAAATGCGAATTAATCAATACCAATTAACGAAAAGAACGCGTTATATTCCGTACATGAGCCGTCATGTATTTGCGATTCCATATATCAAATTTTTAAGTCATGCAGTAACCCCTTTAAATCAACAATGGCACTATGAAACTGAAACTGGCATCATGCATCCATTAACGGATAAAAATGAAATGTCGGATTTGCACATTGTACGTTCTTTTATGATAGAAGATTTTGATGACAGTAAAGATTATCATTTAAATGTTGAAGGGATACGGCAATCTTTTATGATTTATATCAATCAAAGTGTTGTTGGAACGGTAGAAGGCAATGAAGGGCATATCGAGTTTGATATCACACATGCTATTCATGGTGAAATGAATGTCATTGAACTGGTGCCCACAGAAACGATGATGTCCCCCCAACAAAACCTGTTTAACGATATGTACGTACTTGAAAGGGCAAACGATCGAATTGTAGATTATTCTGTCGATGTGAGCCAAAATGCACGTGGCGATATAAGTGTACGTATTCAAATTCAAGATATCGAAGGCGCCCCGTTAATCAGCTATTTATTACAAAACGAGCAGCACGTCACATTCGCTAAAGGGTTAATGGACATCGACAGTAGTTACCATTTAGTTATTCCGGCACATTTAGTCGGACAGCAAGGGAAACATTTTACATTGTTTTTAGAGACTGAAGATGAAACGATTGCACATGATATTGACTCAAATGGCGAACATGAGCCGATTAATGTCAAAACAGTTTAAAATTCATTTGAAAGCGTATCAAGGTGATAAAAGCCCCTGGTACGCATTTTTATTTAGTTTTAAGTAGAGGACAATAGACATACGAAAGAATTTAACACAGTACCTTGCAATGTATAATAGTGTGTGCTATTTTATATTTGAGTATTATACATTGATTAGTACTGATTAATGTATTCATGGAGGTGCAACAATGAACATCCAATTCAAAAAAGGTGCGTTAGAAATGATTGTACTGTTGATTATTAAAAAGGAGCCGCAGTATGGCTACTCACTCGTACAAAATATTTCTAAGCATATGATGATTGCTGAAGGTACGGTTTATCCGTTGTTACGTCGGCTTGTTAAAGAAAGCTGCTTGACGACGTATTACGAACCGTCAACGGAAGGACCTGCGCGTAAATATTATGAACTCACACGTGAAGGGGCTCAGCGGTTACAACAATTGAAATCAGAATGGCATGAATTTGTCAGTATCGTGAAAATTTTTATCGAGGAGAGTGAATGCGAATGACGAAAGCAGAATATTTGAACACCCTTTATCAATACTTAAAGGGCATGCCTGAATCAGAAAAACGAGACATTGTGGCTGAATATGAAAATCATTTTATTGAAGGGTTACGTGATGGCAAATCTGAACAAGAAATCATCGGGATGTTAGGTGCGCCGAAAGAGATGGCACGGGCTATCAATGCACAAAGTGCGGTGAACCAAGCTAAAGAGAGTCAAAAAACATCGAATATCACAAAAGCGCTTGTTACTGTGATAGGGTTGAGTTTGTTGAATTTTATTTTGATTACGGGACCATTAATGATTGTACTGGGCATCCTTTTGAGTATTGTATTAATGAGTGTTGCCTTTCTCATGACACCATTTGCTTTAGTGTTTAAATATTACGTTTTATCAGAAGTCATCCTCATTGATGACGTGTTTGCGACAGTGGGTTGGTTCGGATTGGGGCTCATCTTGATTGTATTATTATTTTTTATCCTCAAATGGAGTTATATCGGATTTGTAAAATATTTAAAATGGAACGTTAAATTGGTGAAAAGAGGTGTAAGTGCATGAAACGTGCATTGTTCATTGTGTTTTTAATCGGATGTGTGATGTTTATCGTTGGACTTGCCGGCACGGTTTATTACACATTTTTTCATGACCAGCAAGATCATGAGATGACACAAAAAACTTATAAGACGAATGGCATAAAAAAGTTAGCGCTAGATACTAAAGGTAGAGATGTAACATTTGTCAAAGGCGATACATTGAAAATTAAAGGTGACATCTCAAATGAAGATCACCTTAAAGTTGAGAAAAATGGGTCTCAAATGAACGTATCTATTTCCAGTGAGAAACGTCAAAATATCTCAATTCATCTTAATCCGTTTCGTCCTTTAGATAAAAAGCAACTTATCATTACTCTACCTACTTCACAAATGGATCAAGTGACGTTGAATGGGACAGATACAACTATGACTGTAGATGACCTTGAACTCGCACATTTAACTTTGAACCTAACGAGAGCAGATTTGTATGTAGATGACAGTCATATTCAACAACTCGCTACAGCTATGAAGGACAGTGCTTTGTATACGGAACATACTGATTTTAAAAAGGTGACTGCAAAAGTAGGTGCTAGCGATGTCAGCTTAGAAGATGTGCCACAAGATATCCCGATGTCTTGGGAAATTAATGACAGTACTGTGGAGGTTACTTACGTAGGTCAACTTTCGAATACAGCATTTCATATCGATGGGGATGAAGGGGATGTCAACTTAGACGGTGTTGAAGGACTGAACAATAATAAAGTCGGTCGTGGTGAGCATCAAGTCGATATTAAAGTTGAAAATGACGGTGATGCGACATTTTCAGCATATGAATAGCTGGCCATTTAATGGAAAAGGTGAAGCGGTATGATTACATTTATAAAAGTAAAAAACAGATGACTAAGCATAAAAAACGTATCTTTTCATAAAAAATAATACGCGAGACTTGTCAAAGTGAGATAAAAGTGTATAATCCTTATCATGATAATAAGATATTGAGGGGAAAGACATGTCTAAAGAATTAAGAAGTCAAAAACAATATGGTGCACTTGCTTTATTACCATTAGTCATCTTTTTAGTATTGTACATTGGTGTGGGGCTCGTCTTTACAATGCTCGGCACAAAAGATGCATTTCAACTATTACCGCGACATGTGGCGATTTTTATTGCGATTGTCATTGCATGGACGTGCTACGATCGTAAAACGCCCATCACGCAAAAAGTTAAAATATTTACAGAAAATGCAGGTTCTTCGGGGATTGCAGAACTTGGATTGATTTTACTATTAGCAGGTGGTTTTGCGAGCGCGGCATCAGCAATGGGTGGTCAAGAAGCGATGGTTAACTTGGGCTTATCTATTATTCCACCAAGTTTGCTGATTCCTGGTATTTTTGTGATGAGTGCTTTTGTCGCAACATCAATAGGGACATCAACAGGCACACAAGCTGCTTTTATTCCGATTGGGGTTGCTGTTGCTCAAGCGGCAGACTTAAATGTAGCGGCTGCTGCGGCTGCGGTCATTGCAGGCGCTTACTTCGGCGATAACTTATCTATTATTTCTGATACGACGATTGCAGCAACAACAGGTGTAGGTGCGAAGATGAAAGATAAGTTTAAAGCGAATTTTCTTATCGCACTGCCTGCAGCGATCATCACTTTTATTATTTATGCCATTGTTGGTGGGACAGGGCATATTAAAGGTGATTTAAGTTTTAATTTTATTGATGTGATTCCATATTTATTCGTCCTCATTGCGGCTATTGCGGGGATGAATGTCATGCTCGTGTTAATTTCGGGGACGGCTTTGACAGGTATGATTGGTGTCGCACGAGGAAATATTGGCGTCTTTGAATGGACTTCTAAAATTGGGGAAGGAATGGAAGGCACGTTCTCCATTTTCCTTATCGCTTTCTTAATTTCAGGTTTAGTCGCTTTAATTCGATACTATGGCGGTATTGACTGGATTGTAGAAACAATGAAAAAACGTGCAAATGGACCGAAAAGCGCTGAATATGCGATGAGCTTTCTATCGGGGCTGTTGTCAGCAGCTTTAGTGCACAATGTCGTCGCAATTATTATTTCAGCGCCTATCGCTAAAGAACTCGGCCAAATGTATAAAATTGCACCAAAACGAATGGCCAGCTTGTTAGACATTTTTGCTGCTAGTGCATTAATGGTGTTGCCTCATGACAGCGGGATGTTAATGGCTGAACAGTTCGGCCATGTTTCTTATTTTGAAGTATTGAAGTTTTCATATTATCCACTCATTTTAATTTTATGTGCGGTCATTTCAATTCATATCGGCATGTTTAGAAAACAGAAAAATAATGCTGTTGATGAACAAGCATAACGGTGCCGCGTCGTTGTAATGATACGCATAGCAAGGGCTAGGACATTGAGATTTCCCAGTCCCTATCCTATTTATGGACTTATATCCATTATTGATGATAAAACAGTATAAAAATGAAGGCGAAATGGGATGCAAAAAATTGATGCTATTAGTTTTCTTAATTTCATAAACTTGCCCTCAGTTTCCTGTATTTGATTTTAGATTGCCCAGAAGGCTGACACTCCTGAGGGATAAGTTAAAGGCTAAATAACGTCATTTAACTTTAAAAGTGGCTACCGTTTATCGCAGTAGCTGTCTGACTTCTCAATGTTAGCACTTTTGAGAAGTCTAGTCAGCCTTGCGGGGGCAGTACGACGAAATCTTTGTTACACATGAGATTTCTGTACTGCTCCCAAAATCCAATTTGGCTTCCATATCATGTATGATTTAATCAAGCCGAATTTAGTTGAAGGGCCAGCCTCTAGGAAAGGGAAGCCATGAAGGCAATCAAAGCCAAAATTATTGAGGGCAAGTTAAACAAAATACCGTATCATGAGCATCAAAAATTTTTGTGTCCCATTTCCTTTAAACTCTACCGCCACGTTTCCTCAACAGGCCACATCTCACTTTTTCGTCGATGTGATACATACGGATTCCCTTTAACACTATAACGTAAATGGGCAGCTGTCCAATCGCCTTTATTCGGAATCCCGATACGCGGTCCAACTTCGATCTCTCGCGGAAACTTTCGATTTTTCGTATCAATTTTTAAACGCCCCATATTCAACTGACTGCCATCAATAGAACGAGGGATTTGCATTGCAGCGGTTAACTTTCCTGGCCCATTCGTTAACGCATAGCCTTGTCGACCACGATTACGTTGCATCATTTCAATGCCTGCTTCAGGTTGAATGGCACGGATGAGTACACCTTCTGGCACGCCTTGTTCTTGTGTCACAAAATTGATGAGCAAGTGACGGTGCATGACATGTGCATAAATGGTCCCGCCCTGTCGATAAAGAGATTCGACTTTCGGTGTGCGACGTCCTTGATAGCCATGTGCAGCTTGATCTTTAAAACCTAAATAGGCTTCTGTTTCGACAATATAGCCACTATAGGTGATTTCTGGTGTTTCATAAATCAATTGAACCCCGAGTAAGTTTTGGGCGGTTTGAATCGTCGGTGGGTGAATAAAATCCATAGTCGCCTCCATTTAGTTTTAGGATATGATGCTATTTTACCGGAAATCGCTATGACATTCCAAACGTGTCATACGATTTAACTTGACGGGAAAACGATAAAAAAATGATTAATATACTATAGCAATAAAAATGGATTATGGTAGACTAGAAGAGAACTACAACTTATTTAAGGAGGTCATTGAATTTGGAGACACCTAAAGTAGGATTTGTTGAAGCATTTAAATTATATTGGACAAACTATGTGAATTTCAAAGGGAGAAGTCGTCGGAGTGAGTATTGGTGGGTTATGTTATGGCATCTCATCATTATGATACCAGCGTTATTTTTAGGCGTGGTTTTAATGTTTATTCCGATTTTAGGTTGGATCGTTGCAGTCATTTTGTTTATTGCTATTGGTTTATATTCGTTAGCAACCATTATTCCGAATCTCGCATTAACAGTGAGACGGTTTCATGATGTCGGCTTTTCGATGTTGATTCCGATTTTATCGTTTATTTTAGGCATTATTTATAACATCGCTAGTGCATTTACGCAAAAAGAGACGTTATTCGAGGATGAAGCAACATCGACAAATGTCAGCGTTGTGAATGAATTTGCTTTCTTGCCTAGCTGGGTTGCATTCACATTGATGGCTATTAGCATCATTTTAAGTTTAGTAACGCTTATTGTTTGTTTATTAGACAGTAAGGAACAAGATAATCAATATGGTCCTTCACCAAAATATGGTCGCCAATATGTAGGTGGTGATCGAAATCATGCCGGCATGGCGTACCAACATGATTATCGCAATGACACAATGACGCAACAAGATGGACTGCGTGATATTGAAGAAACAGAAAAGAAAGACGATCCATATCGTTATTAATGAACTGAAGATAAAGACTTTTGCAGTGATGATGCTGTAAAAGTCTTCTATTATATGGAGTCAGCAAAGAAATGCTCAACATTGTGATGTACAAGCGATCAAAATGGCAAATATTGCGATGATAGCCATGTCTGTAGCTATGGCGTCGTATGTTTGCTTGAAATTACAAGACATACATTAAGGCATGGTGTTTGACGCCCGATGCTTTATCTTTTGAACCAATCATCCCACTCATTTTGTAATGTATTTACGTCATTTTGACAAATATACTTGTCAAATCGATGGGGATAAGCTATATTCAATGTAAGCGAAATAAAGAAGGAGTGTGCAGTTATGACATTGAAAATTGAGCAAGTCACGAAGAAGTTCGGTCAATTTACCGCAGTGAATCAGATTTCTTTTGAACTTGAAAAAGGGAAAATGTTAGGATTTTTAGGACGCAATGGAGCGGGCAAAACAACAACTTTCCGTATGATTTTAGGATTGTCTGAGCCTACTGAAGGACGTATTACATATAACGGTCGGGTGATTGATCACACGATGTACAATCATATCGGCTATTTACCAGAAGAACGCGGCTTACATCCAAAATTAACAGTTACTGAAGAGTTGACGTATTTAGCGACATTAAAAGGCATGGATAAAGCCGCGATTCGTAAAGCGATTGATTATTGGTTGGAACGCTTTAAAATTACTGAAAATCGTCATAAAAAAATTGAAGCACTTTCAAAAGGGAATCAACAAAAAGTGCAATTGTTGGCGAGTATGTTGCACGAACCTGAATTGTTGATTTTAGATGAACCATTTAGTGGACTCGATCCAGTGAACGTCGAGTTGTTGAAGCAAGCGGTGAAAGATTTGAATGCGCAAGGGACAACAATTATTTTTAGTTCGCATCGTATGGAGCATATTGAAGAACTGTGTGATGCGGTGTGCATTTTAAATCGTGGTGAGATGGTCGTTCAAGGTGACATTCCATCTGTCAAGGAAAGTGTCGGTTATAAACGTGTCGTTGTGGATGCACCGTATGATTTATCAGAAGTTGCGTCATTACCAGGTGTATTACATCATAAAGTTGTTAAAACTGAAAACTTCTTCACAGTGTCGGATGAAACGGTGGCTGAAGCTATCTTTGAAGTCGTACAACAAAAAGGTTACACGAAGAGATTTCAATTGATGGAACCGACGATGAACGAAATCTTTATCGAGAAAGTGGGTGATTTAGATGCGTAAGTTTGCTGCTACGTTTAAATTGACGTATTTTAAAAAGTTAAAAGCAAGGTCGTTTATAGTTTCAACGATTATTATGATGTTGCTCATCACAGGCGCCGCGAATTTCGATAAAATTATAAAGCTATTCGATGGTGGCAGTGAAAATGTCGCGATTGTGACACAAGACCATACATTGTACCAACAAGTTAAAGGGCAATTGTCGGTGATTAATAAAGAGGTCCATTATGAAAAATTGTCAGAAGATGAGGCTAAAAAGCAGATCAAACAAGAAGAAATTGATCAAGCGTATGTCATTCATGAAGATAAGCAACATGCTTTAACAGGGACGATTTTAAGTACATCGTCACCTTCTGATAATGATAAAGGAACATTACAAGCTGTATTGACGCAACTTCAAACGCAAAAAATCGCACAAAATCTCGGCTTACAAGGAAATGATTTGCAACGATTACAAAGTCAAAGTCAAATCGACAATACAATCATTCAAAAGTCAGGACAAGAAAATAGTAGTGCGTCTGAGGATGAACAAGGTTTTGCGAAAATTATTACGATGTTAGGCACATTTTTAATGTTCTTTATCGTCTTTAACTATGCACAGCAAATCGCTACAGAAGTGGCTACGGAAAAAACGTCACGTGTGTCAGAAATGATTATTACAAGTGTGAAGCCGACGACACATATTATGGCAAAAATTGCAGGCGTACTAGCACTTGCATTCACACAAATCGTCATTTTATGCCTAACTTTTGTCGCGAATTACTTTATTTTTGATTTGCAATCGATGTTCGGTTCAGTGAATTTATCGCTCACACCACACTTAACAAGATTGATTGTTTTCGGTGTCATTTTCTTAATTTTGGGCATTTTGAGTTTTGTTATTTTAGCAGCGATACTCGGTAATTTAACTGCCCGTATTGAAGATTTAGCACAATCGTTAATGCCGATGACGTTCTTAATCATGGCAGCGTTCTATGCAGGCTATTTTGGCTCATTCAATCCGGACAATATTTTTATTAACATTATGAGTTATGTACCGTTCTTTTCGCCATTCGTGACGTTCTCAAGATTAGCGTTAACGACGACACCTACCTTTGAAGCGGTTATCGCAGTCATTATCCACATTGTGCTTATCGGTGTATTACTTTTCCTTGCAGCGAAATCATATAAAAATGCAGTATTATCGTTTGAAAAAGGTTGGAAAAATGTATTAAAGCGCGCGTTTCAACGTGAAGATTAAAAATTGAAGTGATGACAGACTATCGATGTAACTTGTGTCGGTAGTCTTTTTTAATGGATAGAGATAGGGTTTGCGTGACACAATAAGAAATTATTACCCCTTGTTTGTCGGAAACTGATACAATAGAGTAAAAGTAATATGAGGTGAAGAAGTGAACTTTTTATATCCCACAGCAATTTTTATCATAGCGGGGTTGTGTGAAATTGGCGGTGGTTATCTCATATGGCTATGGCTACGTGCGGATCGTCCATTTTGGCTTGGATGGATAGGGGGTATCGTTTTGATTTTATACGGTATCGTTGCGACCTTCCAATCATTTCCTACTTTTGGACGTGTGTATGCAGCTTATGGCGGCGTTTTTATTGTCATGAGTCTATTATGGGCGTATTGGATTGATA
Above is a genomic segment from Staphylococcus delphini containing:
- the gltS gene encoding sodium/glutamate symporter is translated as MLELNSITTLFLACLLLIVGQAIVNKVEIFNRLSIPSPVIGGLIFAIISAILTSTGVLHIKIDGKFFQDFFMLAFFTTIGLGASFKLLKLGGKVLIVYWVLCGVLATFQNVIGVSMAKVLNIDPLLGLTAGAMSMEGGHGNAAAYGQTIQDFGIDSAVTAALAAATLGLVAGGLLGGPVVRYLIKKHDLTPSNPESFQKDYSNVEINRRLHKHFTVNEVFFIQATVILFCMGLGSYLGQLFSDWSGFNIPLYVASMFIAVIIRNISEFANLYLIDLKLTNQIGDISLSIFLSLALMSIKLTEVYNLALPLIVIVICQIIFVALFSIFIVFRLLGKNYDAAVMIGGFIGHGLGATPNAMANLDAITKKFGNSPRAYLVVPIVGAFLVDLLGFPIITTFINIFKP
- a CDS encoding Na+/H+ antiporter NhaC family protein, yielding MSKELRSQKQYGALALLPLVIFLVLYIGVGLVFTMLGTKDAFQLLPRHVAIFIAIVIAWTCYDRKTPITQKVKIFTENAGSSGIAELGLILLLAGGFASAASAMGGQEAMVNLGLSIIPPSLLIPGIFVMSAFVATSIGTSTGTQAAFIPIGVAVAQAADLNVAAAAAAVIAGAYFGDNLSIISDTTIAATTGVGAKMKDKFKANFLIALPAAIITFIIYAIVGGTGHIKGDLSFNFIDVIPYLFVLIAAIAGMNVMLVLISGTALTGMIGVARGNIGVFEWTSKIGEGMEGTFSIFLIAFLISGLVALIRYYGGIDWIVETMKKRANGPKSAEYAMSFLSGLLSAALVHNVVAIIISAPIAKELGQMYKIAPKRMASLLDIFAASALMVLPHDSGMLMAEQFGHVSYFEVLKFSYYPLILILCAVISIHIGMFRKQKNNAVDEQA
- a CDS encoding PadR family transcriptional regulator, yielding MNIQFKKGALEMIVLLIIKKEPQYGYSLVQNISKHMMIAEGTVYPLLRRLVKESCLTTYYEPSTEGPARKYYELTREGAQRLQQLKSEWHEFVSIVKIFIEESECE
- a CDS encoding DUF805 domain-containing protein, producing the protein MNLETPKVGFVEAFKLYWTNYVNFKGRSRRSEYWWVMLWHLIIMIPALFLGVVLMFIPILGWIVAVILFIAIGLYSLATIIPNLALTVRRFHDVGFSMLIPILSFILGIIYNIASAFTQKETLFEDEATSTNVSVVNEFAFLPSWVAFTLMAISIILSLVTLIVCLLDSKEQDNQYGPSPKYGRQYVGGDRNHAGMAYQHDYRNDTMTQQDGLRDIEETEKKDDPYRY
- a CDS encoding HAAS signaling domain-containing protein, whose translation is MTKAEYLNTLYQYLKGMPESEKRDIVAEYENHFIEGLRDGKSEQEIIGMLGAPKEMARAINAQSAVNQAKESQKTSNITKALVTVIGLSLLNFILITGPLMIVLGILLSIVLMSVAFLMTPFALVFKYYVLSEVILIDDVFATVGWFGLGLILIVLLFFILKWSYIGFVKYLKWNVKLVKRGVSA
- a CDS encoding DNA-3-methyladenine glycosylase gives rise to the protein MDFIHPPTIQTAQNLLGVQLIYETPEITYSGYIVETEAYLGFKDQAAHGYQGRRTPKVESLYRQGGTIYAHVMHRHLLINFVTQEQGVPEGVLIRAIQPEAGIEMMQRNRGRQGYALTNGPGKLTAAMQIPRSIDGSQLNMGRLKIDTKNRKFPREIEVGPRIGIPNKGDWTAAHLRYSVKGNPYVSHRRKSEMWPVEETWR
- a CDS encoding ABC transporter ATP-binding protein, yielding MTLKIEQVTKKFGQFTAVNQISFELEKGKMLGFLGRNGAGKTTTFRMILGLSEPTEGRITYNGRVIDHTMYNHIGYLPEERGLHPKLTVTEELTYLATLKGMDKAAIRKAIDYWLERFKITENRHKKIEALSKGNQQKVQLLASMLHEPELLILDEPFSGLDPVNVELLKQAVKDLNAQGTTIIFSSHRMEHIEELCDAVCILNRGEMVVQGDIPSVKESVGYKRVVVDAPYDLSEVASLPGVLHHKVVKTENFFTVSDETVAEAIFEVVQQKGYTKRFQLMEPTMNEIFIEKVGDLDA
- a CDS encoding AraC family transcriptional regulator; this translates as MQLLWKMFKKNQFEANIDECGIEIGTPQGGYQYEVTKPAVLHVVMSGTGTLTYNQKKYTLKPGDLFLLCRGMNVHYESTLDEPWTYYWVGFSGKLVFDYLNRTSLYETRVIQNQPTNAIRQIIYRMCHRSIEYATESSDDIQHMRDLYELLYELHQHFPKPFHVVKNEKYSNVREAIRYMNDNYMHAISINDVAKHVNVSRSYLYKMFIKHIDQSPQHYLIHIRMYHASQLFKETDLQSQEIADRVGYKDPLLFSRAFKKHFGVTATQYREEHQ
- a CDS encoding GTP-binding protein, whose product is MGKIPVTVLSGYLGSGKTTLLNHILNNREGRRIAVIVNDMSEVNIDKDLVAEGGGLSRTDEKLVELSNGCICCTLRDDLLKEVERIVKRGGIDQIVIESTGISEPVPVAQTFSYVDEALGIDLTEICRLDTMVTVVDANRFIKDYQSGDMLLDRDQAVGEDDERTIADLLIDQIEFCDVLILNKIDLVSEEEANRLEAMLRKLQPTAKFIRTVNAEVNIDEVLETGRFNFEAASQSAGWLQELEAGGHATHTPETEEYGISSFVYRRRLPFHAERFNAFLENMSESIVRAKGIAWLAQYNDVACLVSQAGTAVDIHPVTFWVASMPKAERAAILQERPDVRADWDPEYGDRHTQLVIIGIDLDEAAITAELDECLLNSQEIDADWSQLSDPYGWEIRRQEA
- a CDS encoding DUF4097 family beta strand repeat-containing protein, with amino-acid sequence MKRALFIVFLIGCVMFIVGLAGTVYYTFFHDQQDHEMTQKTYKTNGIKKLALDTKGRDVTFVKGDTLKIKGDISNEDHLKVEKNGSQMNVSISSEKRQNISIHLNPFRPLDKKQLIITLPTSQMDQVTLNGTDTTMTVDDLELAHLTLNLTRADLYVDDSHIQQLATAMKDSALYTEHTDFKKVTAKVGASDVSLEDVPQDIPMSWEINDSTVEVTYVGQLSNTAFHIDGDEGDVNLDGVEGLNNNKVGRGEHQVDIKVENDGDATFSAYE